One genomic window of Gossypium hirsutum isolate 1008001.06 chromosome D11, Gossypium_hirsutum_v2.1, whole genome shotgun sequence includes the following:
- the LOC107948057 gene encoding uncharacterized protein, translating into MKELLSKKNKLIDIETIALTEGCSAILTNKLPLKLKDPGSFTILCSTGNHYLGKALCDLGASIKLMPLSTFKKFGIDHMKSTTVTLQLVDQSLAQPEGQIKDVLVYVDKFIFMADFIILDYEVDKEVPIILERPFLATSQTLIDVYKGELTMQVNDKRVTFSVFESIQCNDKEKCHTVDVLDDLIEEKYNDQSIILSEEFVVTSDVEFLEYCDSMVEANNLELKHG; encoded by the coding sequence atgaaagaacTCTTGTCTAAGAAGAATAAGCTTATtgatattgaaactattgcactcacagaagGCTGTAGTGCTATTTTAACCAACAAGTTGCCCCTTAAATTGAAAGATCCTGGGAGCTTTACCATCCTATGTTCAACTGGTAATCATTATTTGGGTAAGGCTTTAtgcgacttgggagctagcattaaactaatgccactatctactttcaaAAAGTTTGGAATTGATCACATGAAATCTACTACAGTGACATTACAACTAGTCGATCAATCcttggctcaacctgaagggcAAATAAAAGACGTCTTAGTTTatgtcgataaatttatttttatggctgattttatcatacttgattaCGAGGTAGACaaggaggttcccataatcttggaacgaccatttttagccactagCCAAACTCTGATTGATGTCTATaaaggtgaactaaccatgcAGGTTAATGATAAGCGAGTCACCTTcagtgtttttgaatctattcaatgcaatgACAAAGAAAAATGCCATACTGTTGATGTGttagatgatctaattgaggaaAAATACAATGACCAAAGCATAATACTTTCTGAAGAGTTTGTAGTGACATCTGATGTCGAATTCTTAGAATATTGTGATAgcatggttgaagctaataatctTGAACTCAAGCATGGATGA